The following are encoded together in the Pseudomonas sp. IB20 genome:
- the argA gene encoding amino-acid N-acetyltransferase, with protein MPEYVNWLRHASPYINAHRDCTFVVMLPGDGVEHPNFGNIVHDLVLLHSLGVRLVLVHGSRPQIEARLEARGLTPAYHEGLRITDAATLECVIDAVGHLRIAIEARLSMDMASSPMQGSRLRVASGNLVTARPIGVLEGVDYHHTGEVRRVDRKGINRLLDERSIVLLSPLGYSPTGEIFNLACEDVATRAAIDLGADKLLLFGADLGLIDEQGRLVRELRPQQVPAHLQRLGSNYQAELLDAAAEACRGGVGRSHIVSYAEDGALLTELFTRDGGGTLVAQEQFELVREAAIEDVGGLLDLISPLEEQGILVRRSREVLEREIEQFSVVEREGMIIACAALYQIADSDAGELACLAVNPEYRHGGRGDELLERIETRARAKGLKTLFVLTTRTAHWFRERGFVPSSVDRLPSARASLYNYQRNSKIFEKAL; from the coding sequence ATGCCCGAATACGTCAATTGGCTTCGTCACGCTTCGCCCTACATCAACGCCCACCGCGACTGCACCTTTGTGGTCATGCTGCCCGGCGATGGTGTGGAACACCCCAACTTCGGCAATATCGTCCACGACCTGGTGCTGCTCCATAGCCTGGGTGTGCGGTTGGTATTGGTTCACGGTTCGCGCCCACAAATCGAAGCGCGCCTTGAAGCACGCGGCCTCACCCCGGCTTACCACGAAGGTTTGCGCATCACCGATGCCGCGACGCTGGAGTGTGTGATCGACGCGGTCGGCCATCTGCGGATCGCTATCGAAGCGCGCCTGTCGATGGACATGGCCTCCTCGCCAATGCAGGGCTCGCGCTTGCGCGTGGCGAGCGGCAACTTGGTCACCGCGCGGCCAATCGGCGTGCTTGAGGGCGTGGATTACCACCACACCGGCGAAGTACGTCGTGTCGACCGCAAGGGCATCAATCGCCTGCTGGACGAGCGCTCCATCGTGTTGCTGTCACCGCTGGGTTATTCGCCCACCGGCGAAATCTTCAACCTGGCCTGCGAAGACGTCGCCACCCGCGCCGCCATCGACTTGGGTGCCGACAAGCTGCTGCTGTTTGGCGCCGACTTGGGCCTGATCGACGAACAGGGGCGGCTGGTTCGTGAGCTGCGCCCGCAACAAGTGCCGGCGCATTTGCAACGCTTGGGCAGCAACTACCAAGCTGAACTGTTGGATGCGGCTGCCGAAGCGTGCCGTGGTGGAGTAGGGCGCAGCCATATCGTCAGCTACGCCGAAGACGGCGCGTTGCTCACTGAGCTATTTACCCGGGACGGTGGCGGTACGCTGGTGGCCCAGGAGCAATTCGAACTGGTGCGCGAAGCGGCGATTGAAGACGTCGGCGGCTTGCTCGACTTGATCAGCCCGCTGGAAGAGCAGGGCATTCTGGTTCGGCGCTCGCGAGAAGTGCTGGAGCGTGAGATCGAACAGTTCAGCGTGGTCGAACGCGAAGGCATGATCATCGCCTGTGCGGCGCTGTATCAGATCGCGGATTCGGATGCGGGTGAACTGGCGTGCCTGGCGGTCAACCCCGAGTACCGCCACGGCGGGCGCGGCGATGAGCTGCTGGAGCGCATCGAGACGCGTGCTCGGGCAAAAGGCTTGAAGACGCTGTTTGTACTCACCACCCGCACCGCGCACTGGTTCCGTGAGCGGGGGTTTGTGCCGAGTAGTGTGGACCGCCTGCCATCGGCGCGGGCCTCGCTGTACAACTATCAGCGTAATTCGAAGATTTTCGAGAAGGCTCTCTAA
- a CDS encoding TOBE domain-containing protein, with the protein MTIKAINVRNQFKGTIKEIVEGDVLSEIDVQTASGIVTSVITTRSVKELELVIGSEVIAFVKSTEVSIAKL; encoded by the coding sequence ATGACTATTAAAGCCATCAACGTGCGTAACCAGTTCAAGGGCACCATCAAGGAAATCGTCGAAGGCGACGTGTTGTCGGAGATCGACGTGCAGACGGCGTCCGGCATCGTGACGTCTGTGATCACGACTCGCTCGGTCAAAGAGTTGGAACTGGTGATTGGCAGCGAAGTGATTGCCTTCGTTAAATCCACCGAGGTGTCGATCGCCAAGTTGTGA
- a CDS encoding TetR/AcrR family transcriptional regulator has product MTTRPAAPRKPRARSQARIGAILDAARTLLATEGVASLSIYSVAERAQIPPSSVYHFFASVPALLEALTADVHAAFRAAIQAPIDHDSLKHWRDLSYIVEQRMLSIYSNDAAARQLILAQHGLTEVTQADRQHDLELGDLMFEVFNRHFEVPTLPEEVDVFALALELSDRVYARSVHQHGQITSRMAEEGMRVFDAYVGLYLPAYLPKRVVAA; this is encoded by the coding sequence ATGACAACTCGCCCCGCCGCCCCTCGCAAACCCCGCGCCCGCAGCCAGGCCCGGATCGGTGCGATCCTCGATGCCGCCCGCACCTTGCTGGCGACCGAAGGCGTGGCCAGTTTGTCGATCTACAGCGTGGCCGAGCGCGCGCAGATTCCGCCGTCGTCGGTGTATCACTTCTTCGCGAGTGTGCCGGCATTGCTGGAGGCGTTGACCGCCGATGTGCACGCCGCTTTCCGCGCCGCGATTCAGGCACCTATCGACCATGATTCACTCAAGCACTGGCGCGACCTGTCCTACATCGTCGAACAGCGCATGCTCAGCATCTACAGCAACGACGCTGCCGCGCGGCAGTTGATCCTGGCGCAGCATGGGCTTACCGAGGTGACACAGGCTGATCGTCAGCATGATCTGGAATTGGGCGACTTGATGTTCGAAGTCTTCAACCGCCACTTCGAGGTGCCGACCTTGCCTGAAGAGGTGGACGTGTTTGCCCTAGCGCTGGAGTTGAGCGACCGCGTGTATGCGCGCTCGGTGCATCAGCATGGGCAGATTACCTCGCGCATGGCCGAGGAAGGGATGCGGGTGTTCGATGCGTATGTGGGGCTTTATTTGCCGGCGTATTTGCCCAAGCGGGTGGTGGCTGCCTGA
- the tauA gene encoding taurine ABC transporter substrate-binding protein yields the protein MAKRTSSRQFVTVFVSLIISFGVQAADLTIGYQTGIDPSKVPQADGLYEKAIGEKIAWRRFNSGPEVVTAIASGDVQIGNLGSSPLAAAASRNLPIVAFVVSAQINASEALVVRNGSGIDKPQDLVGKTIATPFVSTSHYSLLGALKHWGLNTQQVKVVNLQPAEIAAAWKRGDIDGAFVWSPALGEIRKTGKTLTDAAQVGQWGAPTFEVWVARKDFAEKHPDVVAKFAKVTLDSFADYAAHKDSWTVDSEPVQKIAKLTGSNAADIPELLAGTTFPDAQAQQTDALLKGGTAKAIGETAKFLKEQGKVEAVLPDYSAFVTDKFISK from the coding sequence ATGGCCAAACGCACATCCTCCCGTCAATTTGTTACAGTTTTTGTGTCACTAATAATTTCTTTTGGTGTCCAAGCGGCCGATTTAACCATTGGCTACCAAACCGGCATCGACCCCAGCAAAGTTCCCCAGGCCGACGGCCTCTATGAAAAGGCCATTGGCGAGAAGATCGCCTGGCGCCGATTCAACAGCGGGCCCGAAGTCGTCACTGCCATTGCCTCCGGCGATGTGCAAATCGGTAACCTCGGTTCCAGCCCCCTTGCAGCGGCGGCTTCACGCAATCTACCGATCGTGGCCTTTGTCGTATCGGCCCAGATCAATGCTTCTGAAGCCTTGGTGGTGCGTAACGGCAGCGGTATCGACAAACCGCAAGATCTGGTCGGCAAGACCATCGCCACGCCGTTCGTCTCAACCTCTCATTACAGCCTGCTCGGTGCGCTCAAGCATTGGGGGCTGAACACTCAGCAAGTCAAAGTAGTGAACCTGCAACCGGCGGAAATTGCCGCCGCGTGGAAACGTGGCGATATCGACGGCGCGTTCGTGTGGTCACCGGCCCTGGGCGAGATTCGCAAGACCGGGAAAACCCTGACAGACGCAGCCCAGGTGGGCCAGTGGGGCGCACCGACGTTCGAAGTGTGGGTGGCGCGTAAGGATTTCGCGGAAAAACATCCTGACGTAGTGGCCAAGTTTGCCAAAGTCACCCTCGACTCGTTCGCCGACTATGCCGCCCACAAAGACAGCTGGACGGTAGATTCCGAACCCGTGCAGAAAATCGCTAAATTGACAGGCTCAAATGCGGCCGACATTCCTGAGCTGCTGGCCGGCACCACGTTCCCAGATGCCCAGGCGCAACAAACCGATGCCCTGCTTAAAGGCGGCACGGCGAAGGCGATTGGGGAGACAGCGAAGTTTTTGAAGGAGCAGGGGAAGGTTGAAGCGGTGTTGCCGGACTACTCGGCCTTTGTGACTGACAAATTTATCAGCAAGTAA
- a CDS encoding sulfonate ABC transporter substrate-binding protein: protein MRTVILRRGLVALFAAAVSFGAIIQAQAAETLRIGYQKYGTLVLLKAKGTLEKRLAAQGVQVQWTEFPGGPQLLEGLNVGSIDFGVTGETPPVFAQAAGADLLYVAYEPPAPTSEAILVPKDSLIKSVAELKGKKVVLNKGSNVHYLLVRALEDAGLKYTDVHTVFLPPADARAAFERGSVDAWVIWDPYQAAAEKQLQARTLRDGTGIADNHQFYLATKPYATQHPEVIKALVEEVRAVGEWSKANPQEVTEQVAPLLGLPADITLTSVKRQGYGALFLTPEVVAAQQKIADSFYQLKLIPKPLSIKDVIWTPPAAVATAP, encoded by the coding sequence ATGCGCACTGTCATCTTGCGTCGTGGTCTGGTCGCACTGTTTGCTGCGGCTGTGTCCTTCGGCGCCATTATTCAAGCCCAGGCCGCCGAAACCCTGCGCATCGGTTATCAGAAGTACGGCACGTTGGTGCTGCTCAAGGCCAAGGGCACGCTGGAAAAACGCCTGGCCGCCCAGGGCGTACAGGTGCAATGGACTGAATTCCCCGGTGGCCCGCAATTGCTGGAAGGCCTGAACGTCGGCTCCATCGACTTCGGCGTCACCGGCGAAACCCCGCCGGTGTTCGCCCAGGCGGCCGGTGCCGACCTGCTCTACGTCGCCTACGAACCGCCAGCGCCGACCAGTGAGGCGATCCTGGTGCCCAAAGATTCGCTGATCAAATCCGTGGCTGAGCTCAAGGGCAAGAAAGTCGTGCTCAACAAAGGCTCCAACGTGCACTACCTGCTGGTACGTGCGCTGGAAGATGCCGGCCTGAAATACACCGACGTACATACCGTGTTCCTGCCGCCCGCCGATGCCCGCGCTGCATTCGAGCGTGGCAGCGTGGACGCCTGGGTGATCTGGGACCCGTACCAGGCCGCCGCCGAGAAACAACTGCAAGCGCGCACCCTGCGTGATGGCACCGGCATCGCCGACAACCACCAGTTCTACCTGGCCACTAAGCCGTATGCCACGCAGCACCCGGAAGTGATCAAGGCGCTGGTGGAAGAAGTGCGCGCGGTGGGCGAGTGGTCCAAGGCCAACCCGCAAGAAGTCACCGAACAAGTCGCCCCGCTGCTTGGCTTGCCGGCTGACATCACCCTGACGTCGGTGAAGCGCCAAGGCTATGGCGCGCTGTTCCTGACCCCGGAAGTGGTCGCCGCCCAGCAGAAAATCGCCGACAGCTTCTACCAGCTCAAATTGATCCCCAAACCCTTGAGCATCAAGGACGTGATCTGGACTCCACCCGCCGCCGTCGCCACAGCGCCGTAA
- the ssuB gene encoding aliphatic sulfonates ABC transporter ATP-binding protein, whose translation MTAQQPPRLLKGIPLAVRKLRKAFGAREVLKEIDLHIPAGQFVAVVGRSGCGKSTLLRLLAGLDKASGGELLAGSAPLAEAIEDTRLMFQEARLLPWKKIIDNVGLGLKGNWRPKALEALEAVGLAERANEWPAALSGGQKQRVALARALIHQPRLLLLDEPLGALDALTRIEMQQLIENLWQKHGFTVLLVTHDVSEAVAIADRVILIEDGEIGLDLIVDLPRPRARGSHRLAALEAEVLNRVLSLPGVPPEPEPVSPLPTQLRWA comes from the coding sequence ATGACTGCTCAACAACCTCCGCGCCTGCTCAAGGGCATCCCGCTGGCAGTGCGCAAATTGCGCAAAGCCTTTGGTGCGCGGGAAGTACTCAAGGAAATCGACCTGCACATTCCGGCTGGCCAGTTCGTGGCGGTGGTCGGTCGCAGTGGCTGCGGCAAAAGTACCTTGCTGCGCCTGCTGGCCGGTTTGGACAAAGCCAGTGGCGGCGAGCTGTTGGCCGGTTCCGCGCCGCTCGCCGAGGCGATTGAAGACACGCGGTTGATGTTCCAGGAAGCGCGCTTGCTGCCGTGGAAAAAGATCATCGACAACGTGGGCCTGGGGCTCAAAGGCAACTGGCGGCCCAAGGCTTTGGAAGCCCTGGAAGCGGTCGGCCTGGCCGAACGCGCGAATGAGTGGCCTGCGGCGTTGTCCGGTGGCCAGAAGCAGCGTGTGGCCCTGGCGCGTGCGCTGATCCACCAACCGCGCTTGTTGTTGCTGGATGAGCCGCTGGGCGCGTTGGATGCCCTGACCCGCATCGAGATGCAGCAACTGATCGAAAACCTGTGGCAAAAGCACGGTTTCACCGTATTGCTGGTGACCCACGATGTCAGTGAAGCCGTGGCCATTGCCGACCGGGTGATCCTGATCGAAGACGGCGAAATCGGCCTCGACCTGATCGTCGACCTGCCGCGCCCACGTGCGCGAGGCTCTCATCGCTTGGCCGCACTGGAAGCCGAAGTGCTCAATCGTGTGCTGTCGTTGCCAGGCGTGCCGCCGGAACCTGAACCTGTTTCACCGCTGCCTACGCAATTGCGTTGGGCATAG
- a CDS encoding glutamine synthetase family protein, with protein MSVPPRAVQLNEANAFLKDHPEVLYVDLLIADMNGVVRGKRIERTSLHKVYEKGINLPASLFALDINGSTVESTGLGLDIGDADRICYPIPDTLCNEPWQKRPTAQLLMTMHELEGEPFFADPREVLRQVVSKFDDLGLTICAAFELEFYLIDQENVNGRPQPPRSPISGKRPHSTQVYLIDDLDEYVDCLQDILEGAKEQGIPADAIVKESAPAQFEVNLHHVADPIKACDYAVLLKRLIKNIAYDHEMDTTFMAKPYPGQAGNGLHVHISILDKDGKNIFASEDPEQNAALRHAIGGVLETLPAQMAFLCPNVNSYRRFGAQFYVPNSPCWGLDNRTVAIRVPTGSSDAVRIEHRVAGADANPYLLMASVLAGVHHGLTNKIEPGAPVEGNSYEQNEQSLPNNLRDALRELDDSEVMAKYIDPKYIDIFVACKESELEEFEHSISDLEYNWYLHTV; from the coding sequence ATGTCGGTACCCCCGCGTGCCGTTCAGCTTAACGAAGCGAACGCGTTCCTTAAGGATCATCCTGAGGTTCTGTACGTAGACCTTCTAATTGCGGATATGAATGGTGTGGTGCGCGGCAAGCGCATCGAACGCACCAGCCTCCACAAGGTTTACGAGAAGGGCATTAACCTGCCTGCCTCTTTATTTGCCCTGGATATCAACGGCTCGACGGTGGAAAGCACCGGCCTGGGTCTGGACATCGGTGATGCTGACCGAATCTGTTATCCAATCCCCGACACCCTGTGCAATGAACCTTGGCAAAAGCGCCCAACCGCGCAATTGCTGATGACCATGCACGAACTTGAAGGTGAACCTTTCTTCGCCGATCCTCGCGAAGTGCTCCGCCAAGTTGTAAGCAAATTTGACGACCTTGGTCTGACCATCTGCGCCGCCTTCGAGCTTGAGTTCTACCTGATCGACCAGGAGAACGTGAACGGCCGCCCACAACCGCCCCGCTCGCCGATCTCCGGCAAACGTCCGCACTCGACACAGGTCTACCTGATCGACGACCTCGACGAATACGTCGACTGCCTCCAGGACATTCTGGAAGGTGCCAAAGAGCAAGGTATCCCGGCTGACGCCATCGTCAAGGAAAGTGCCCCGGCGCAGTTCGAAGTGAACCTGCACCACGTGGCCGACCCGATCAAGGCCTGCGACTACGCGGTACTGCTCAAGCGCCTGATCAAGAACATCGCCTACGACCATGAGATGGACACCACCTTCATGGCCAAGCCTTACCCAGGCCAGGCAGGCAACGGTTTGCACGTACACATTTCGATCCTGGACAAGGACGGCAAGAACATCTTTGCCAGCGAGGATCCCGAGCAGAACGCCGCATTGCGTCACGCGATCGGCGGTGTGCTCGAGACCCTACCCGCCCAAATGGCGTTCCTGTGCCCTAACGTCAACTCCTACCGTCGTTTCGGCGCACAGTTCTACGTGCCGAACTCGCCGTGCTGGGGCCTGGATAACCGCACCGTGGCGATTCGCGTACCGACCGGCTCGTCCGATGCCGTACGTATCGAACACCGCGTGGCCGGCGCCGACGCCAACCCTTACCTGCTGATGGCTTCGGTCCTGGCAGGCGTGCACCACGGTCTGACCAACAAGATCGAACCTGGCGCACCAGTGGAAGGCAACAGCTACGAGCAGAACGAACAAAGCCTGCCAAACAACCTGCGCGATGCATTGCGCGAGTTGGACGACAGCGAGGTGATGGCCAAGTACATCGATCCTAAGTACATCGATATCTTCGTTGCCTGTAAGGAAAGTGAGCTGGAAGAGTTCGAACACTCCATCTCCGACCTTGAGTACAACTGGTACCTGCATACCGTGTAA
- the ssuC gene encoding aliphatic sulfonate ABC transporter permease SsuC has protein sequence MNFEKLSHRVAPWVLPILLLAVWQLSVSAGWLSTRILPAPSAVIEAGVNLVRTGEIWTHLAISGWRAGLGFVIGGSIGLALGFITGLSKWGERLLDSSVQMIRNVPHLALIPLVILWFGIDETAKIFLVALGTLFPIYLNTYHGIRNVDPALVEMSRSYGLSGFSLFRQVILPGALPSILVGVRFALGFMWLTLIVAETISASSGIGYLAMNAREFLQTDVVVLAIVMYAILGKLADLAARGLERVWLRWHPAYQVNKGGAA, from the coding sequence ATGAACTTTGAAAAATTGAGCCATCGTGTCGCGCCCTGGGTGCTGCCGATCTTGTTACTGGCGGTGTGGCAGCTGTCGGTGTCGGCAGGCTGGTTGTCGACCCGTATTCTGCCGGCGCCGAGTGCGGTGATCGAAGCCGGGGTCAACCTGGTTCGCACTGGGGAAATCTGGACGCACCTGGCCATCAGCGGCTGGCGTGCGGGCTTGGGCTTTGTGATCGGTGGCAGCATCGGTTTGGCCTTGGGTTTTATCACCGGCCTGTCGAAGTGGGGCGAACGCCTGCTCGACAGCTCGGTGCAGATGATCCGCAACGTGCCGCACCTGGCGCTGATTCCGTTGGTGATCCTGTGGTTTGGCATTGACGAGACCGCGAAGATTTTCCTGGTCGCCCTCGGCACGTTGTTCCCGATCTACCTGAACACCTATCACGGCATCCGCAACGTCGACCCGGCGCTGGTGGAAATGTCGCGCAGCTACGGCTTGTCTGGCTTCAGCCTGTTCCGCCAGGTCATCCTGCCGGGCGCGCTGCCGTCGATCCTGGTGGGCGTGCGCTTTGCCCTGGGCTTTATGTGGCTGACGCTGATCGTGGCGGAAACCATCTCGGCCAGCTCGGGTATTGGTTACCTGGCGATGAATGCCCGCGAATTCCTGCAAACCGACGTGGTGGTGTTGGCCATCGTCATGTACGCCATCCTCGGCAAGCTGGCCGACCTCGCCGCTCGTGGCCTGGAGCGTGTGTGGCTGCGCTGGCACCCGGCTTACCAAGTGAATAAAGGAGGTGCGGCATGA
- a CDS encoding peroxiredoxin, whose protein sequence is MSLRLGDIAPDFEQDSSAGKIRFHEWLGDSWGVLFSHPADFTPVCTKELGFTAKLKDEFAKRGVKAIALSVDPVDSHHKWIEDINETQNTVVNFPILADADRKVSDLYDLIHPNASDTLTVRSLFVIDPNKKIRLTITYPASTGRNFHEILRVIDSLQLTDTHKVATPANWQDGDEVVIVPSLKDEEEIKKRFPKGYRAVKPYLRLTPQPNR, encoded by the coding sequence ATGAGCCTAAGATTGGGCGACATCGCCCCCGACTTCGAGCAGGATTCCAGCGCCGGCAAGATCCGCTTCCACGAATGGCTGGGCGATAGCTGGGGCGTGCTGTTTTCCCATCCGGCGGACTTCACTCCGGTGTGCACCAAAGAGCTTGGCTTTACCGCCAAGCTCAAGGACGAATTCGCCAAGCGCGGCGTCAAGGCGATTGCTTTGTCGGTAGACCCGGTGGACTCGCACCACAAGTGGATCGAAGACATCAACGAAACCCAGAACACCGTCGTCAACTTTCCGATCCTGGCGGATGCCGATCGCAAGGTCTCGGACCTCTACGACCTGATCCACCCGAATGCCAGTGACACCCTCACCGTGCGTTCCTTGTTCGTGATCGACCCGAACAAGAAGATTCGCCTGACGATCACCTACCCGGCCAGCACCGGCCGCAACTTCCACGAAATCCTGCGGGTTATCGACTCGCTGCAGTTGACCGACACCCACAAGGTCGCCACGCCCGCTAACTGGCAGGACGGTGATGAAGTGGTGATCGTGCCGTCGCTCAAGGACGAGGAAGAGATCAAGAAGCGCTTTCCGAAGGGCTATCGCGCGGTGAAGCCGTACCTGCGGCTTACCCCACAACCTAACCGCTAA
- the ssuD gene encoding FMNH2-dependent alkanesulfonate monooxygenase, translating to MSLNIFWFLPTHGDGHYLGTAEGARAVDHGYLQQVAQAADRLGFGGVLIPTGRSCEDSWLVAASLIPVTQRLKFLVALRPGIISPTVAARQAATLDRLSGGRALFNLVTGGDPEELAGDGLFLSHEERYQACVEFTRIWRRVLEGETVDYDGEHISVKGAKLLYPPIQQPRPPLYFGGSSEAAQDLAAEQVEMVLTWGEPPAAVAEKVEQVRAKAAKLGRTVRFGIRLHVIVRETNDEAWKAADKLISHLDDETIARAQASLARFDSVGQQRMAALHGGNRDNLEVSPNLWAGVGLVRGGAGTALVGDGPTVAARVNEYAALGIDTFIFSGYPHLEESYRVAELLFPHLDIERPELPKSAGYVSPFGEMVANDILPKAASQS from the coding sequence ATGAGCCTCAATATTTTTTGGTTCCTGCCTACCCACGGCGACGGCCATTACCTTGGCACCGCCGAAGGCGCCCGCGCCGTTGACCACGGTTATCTGCAGCAAGTGGCCCAGGCCGCTGATCGGCTGGGTTTTGGTGGTGTGCTGATCCCTACCGGCCGCTCCTGCGAAGACTCCTGGCTGGTGGCCGCCTCGCTGATCCCGGTGACCCAGCGTTTGAAATTCCTTGTCGCACTGCGCCCCGGGATCATTTCCCCGACGGTGGCTGCGCGCCAGGCCGCGACCTTGGACCGTTTGTCTGGCGGGCGCGCACTGTTCAATCTGGTGACCGGTGGTGACCCGGAAGAGCTGGCCGGTGACGGTTTATTCCTCAGCCACGAAGAACGCTACCAGGCCTGCGTCGAATTCACGCGCATCTGGCGCCGCGTGCTGGAAGGCGAAACCGTGGATTACGACGGCGAGCACATCAGCGTCAAAGGCGCCAAGTTGCTCTACCCGCCGATCCAGCAACCGCGTCCGCCGCTGTATTTTGGTGGTTCCTCTGAAGCGGCCCAGGACCTGGCAGCCGAACAGGTGGAAATGGTGCTGACCTGGGGCGAGCCACCGGCTGCGGTCGCGGAAAAAGTTGAACAGGTGCGCGCCAAAGCCGCAAAACTTGGGCGCACTGTGCGCTTCGGCATTCGCCTGCATGTGATCGTGCGCGAAACCAACGATGAAGCGTGGAAAGCCGCCGACAAACTGATCTCCCACCTGGACGACGAGACCATCGCCCGTGCCCAGGCATCCCTGGCGCGCTTCGATTCCGTCGGCCAGCAACGCATGGCCGCTTTGCACGGTGGCAATCGCGACAACCTTGAAGTCAGCCCCAACCTGTGGGCCGGCGTCGGTCTGGTACGTGGCGGTGCCGGCACCGCGCTGGTGGGCGATGGCCCAACTGTTGCTGCACGCGTCAATGAATACGCTGCATTGGGCATCGACACCTTCATTTTCTCCGGTTATCCACACTTGGAAGAGTCGTATCGGGTTGCTGAGCTGTTGTTCCCGCACTTGGATATCGAACGTCCCGAGCTGCCGAAAAGCGCCGGTTACGTCAGCCCGTTCGGCGAAATGGTCGCCAACGACATTCTTCCCAAAGCTGCGTCGCAGAGCTGA
- the ssuE gene encoding NADPH-dependent FMN reductase produces the protein MLVVTLGGSPSQRSRSGVLLEKTRQWLQDKGVEVVSYQIRDFPAEDLLHARFDSPKVIDLLQQVANADGLVIATPVYKASFSGALKTVLDLLPERALAHKIVLPMATGGSIAHMLAVDYALKPVLSALKAQELLHGIFAEDSQIAYAEGSAQAQLVPVLEQRLHEALETLYGAMARRPKPLDPNVLNERLLSARWSI, from the coding sequence ATGCTGGTCGTAACACTTGGAGGCAGTCCCAGCCAGCGTTCCCGCTCTGGGGTCTTGCTGGAAAAAACCCGTCAGTGGCTGCAAGACAAAGGCGTGGAAGTGGTGAGTTATCAGATACGCGACTTCCCGGCCGAAGACTTGCTGCACGCGCGCTTTGACAGCCCAAAAGTCATCGACCTGCTGCAACAAGTCGCCAACGCCGATGGCTTGGTCATTGCCACGCCGGTGTACAAGGCCTCGTTTTCCGGCGCGCTGAAAACCGTGCTGGACCTGCTGCCCGAACGCGCCCTGGCGCATAAGATCGTGTTGCCCATGGCGACCGGCGGCAGTATCGCGCACATGCTGGCAGTGGATTACGCCTTGAAACCCGTGTTGTCGGCCCTGAAAGCCCAGGAGTTGCTCCACGGCATTTTTGCCGAAGACAGCCAGATCGCTTACGCCGAAGGCAGTGCCCAGGCGCAATTGGTGCCGGTGCTTGAACAGCGTTTGCACGAGGCCCTGGAAACGCTCTACGGCGCCATGGCCCGTCGCCCGAAACCGCTTGACCCCAATGTGTTGAATGAACGTTTGTTGAGTGCTCGCTGGAGCATCTGA